The Aquiluna sp. KACHI24 genome contains a region encoding:
- a CDS encoding M15 family metallopeptidase, protein MTQSTPLYRRPAFVFGPPLVMAIAGVTLLIQAAFGAGSLGVVKQKLEALAELETPAFTIRESDWIRAKLNDPNSVFVVVNKHRQINPKSFEPNDLVKVENSKTLDNSRKLVLSQEAASALQEMAKGLSAAGQGKLFLNSAYRSYDYQAELFIGKARQYGKAEALLKSARAGFSEHQTGLAADVSVPEQGCAILACFGNTPAGNWIAENSWKYGFIVRYLETTTSITGYAYEPWHLRYVGKEVARLYHSNGIQTLEEFWGLPPAPGYLAVTTESTSN, encoded by the coding sequence GCGGGCGTGACACTGCTAATCCAAGCTGCTTTTGGTGCAGGATCGCTTGGGGTTGTGAAGCAGAAACTCGAGGCGCTTGCTGAACTAGAAACCCCTGCCTTCACCATTCGAGAGTCGGATTGGATTCGAGCCAAACTCAACGATCCAAACTCAGTTTTCGTGGTAGTGAACAAGCACCGTCAAATCAATCCAAAGAGTTTTGAGCCGAATGACCTTGTCAAAGTTGAGAACTCAAAGACTCTTGATAATTCGAGAAAGCTAGTGCTTTCTCAGGAAGCCGCTTCAGCGCTTCAGGAAATGGCAAAGGGTCTCAGCGCCGCTGGCCAAGGAAAACTGTTCTTGAACTCCGCCTATCGCTCCTATGACTATCAAGCAGAACTTTTCATTGGGAAAGCCAGACAGTATGGCAAGGCAGAGGCGCTTCTAAAGAGCGCAAGGGCCGGATTTTCCGAACACCAAACGGGCCTCGCCGCTGACGTTTCAGTTCCAGAGCAGGGCTGCGCAATCCTGGCTTGTTTTGGAAACACCCCAGCTGGTAATTGGATCGCAGAGAACTCATGGAAGTACGGCTTCATTGTTCGTTATCTGGAGACCACAACGTCTATAACTGGCTACGCCTACGAACCTTGGCACCTTAGGTACGTCGGAAAGGAAGTCGCACGTTTGTATCACTCAAATGGAATACAAACCCTTGAGGAATTCTGGGGTCTACCCCCAGCTCCTGGCTATTTGGCGGTAACCACCGAATCAACAAGCAACTGA
- the pgm gene encoding phosphoglucomutase (alpha-D-glucose-1,6-bisphosphate-dependent), whose translation MHPRAGQPAQAQDLINVSKLVSNYVDLVPDVSVPEQKVSFGTSGHRGSANSISFNEQHILAITQAIVEYRRSQGITGPIYVGRDTHALSEPAQQSVLEVLAGNEVEALVDASGGYTPTPAVSVAIIDHNRNTSSLADGIVITPSHNPPADGGIKYNPPHGGPADSDATSVIAKRANELIANSLKEVKRAAAKSKPFDYREHYISQLNNVLNMEAIAASSVSIGADPMGGASVHYWGEIADRYNLNLTVVNPEVDYQFGFMTLDWDGKIRMDCSSPHSMASLIQNRTRYDISTGNDADADRHGIVTRDHGLMNPNHFLAVSIDYLFQNRPQWSSSAAVGKTMVSSSMINRVVNRLGRELLEVPVGFKWFVPGLSNGSLGFGGEESAGGSFLRRNGQAWSTDKDGLILCLLAAEIQATSGKSPSEHYQRLTQEFGAPSYKRVDAPASLEQKARLAQLTEADVTASKLAGESITAVEAKASSGGALGGIKVSTASAWFAARPSGTENVYKIYGESFQGDSHLDQVLSEAQLLVDSVVTAK comes from the coding sequence ATGCATCCACGTGCCGGTCAGCCCGCTCAAGCCCAAGACCTGATAAACGTTTCCAAGTTGGTGTCCAATTACGTTGACCTAGTTCCAGATGTCTCTGTGCCAGAGCAAAAAGTTAGCTTTGGAACCTCCGGTCACCGTGGAAGCGCTAACTCAATCTCATTCAACGAACAGCACATCCTCGCAATTACTCAGGCAATCGTTGAGTACCGAAGGTCCCAGGGAATCACTGGACCAATTTATGTAGGTCGCGACACTCACGCACTCAGCGAACCTGCTCAACAAAGTGTTCTTGAAGTGCTCGCAGGGAACGAGGTCGAGGCCTTGGTGGATGCAAGCGGTGGCTACACCCCAACCCCCGCAGTCTCGGTCGCAATAATCGACCACAACAGAAACACGAGCTCGCTGGCCGATGGCATCGTCATTACACCAAGCCACAACCCACCCGCTGATGGTGGTATCAAATACAACCCTCCTCACGGCGGACCTGCAGATTCGGATGCAACTTCAGTAATCGCCAAGCGCGCGAATGAGCTGATTGCGAATTCACTAAAAGAGGTCAAGCGAGCAGCGGCAAAGTCCAAACCATTTGACTATCGCGAGCACTACATTTCGCAACTCAATAACGTCTTGAACATGGAGGCAATAGCGGCGAGCTCAGTATCCATCGGAGCAGATCCAATGGGTGGAGCCTCAGTTCACTACTGGGGCGAAATTGCAGATCGATACAACCTGAATCTCACGGTTGTAAACCCGGAGGTGGATTACCAGTTTGGATTCATGACACTCGACTGGGACGGCAAGATTCGAATGGACTGCTCCTCCCCACACTCGATGGCCTCGCTGATTCAAAATCGGACTCGATACGACATCTCAACCGGAAACGATGCCGACGCCGATAGACATGGCATCGTCACCCGCGACCACGGCCTGATGAATCCAAATCACTTCCTGGCAGTATCGATTGATTACCTGTTCCAGAACCGACCACAGTGGTCAAGCTCTGCAGCGGTTGGCAAGACGATGGTCTCGTCATCAATGATCAACCGCGTTGTGAATAGATTGGGTCGAGAACTACTTGAAGTTCCAGTTGGATTCAAATGGTTCGTTCCAGGCTTATCAAACGGCAGCTTGGGTTTTGGTGGAGAAGAATCTGCAGGAGGTTCATTCCTCAGACGGAATGGGCAGGCATGGTCGACAGATAAAGATGGCTTAATTCTTTGCCTCCTAGCTGCCGAGATTCAAGCTACTTCCGGCAAGTCTCCGTCTGAGCATTACCAGCGACTCACGCAAGAGTTTGGTGCGCCAAGCTACAAGCGAGTGGATGCACCGGCATCGCTTGAACAAAAGGCAAGACTAGCCCAGTTGACTGAGGCTGATGTCACCGCTTCGAAGCTTGCAGGCGAAAGCATCACCGCTGTTGAGGCCAAGGCCAGCAGCGGCGGCGCACTCGGTGGCATCAAGGTTTCGACGGCATCCGCTTGGTTTGCCGCTCGCCCATCAGGAACAGAGAACGTCTACAAGATTTACGGTGAGTCTTTCCAGGGTGATTCTCACCTAGATCAGGTTCTGAGCGAGGCTCAGTTGCTTGTTGATTCGGTGGTTACCGCCAAATAG
- the pheA gene encoding prephenate dehydratase has protein sequence MSKAIRIAYLGPAGTFTEMAARQIPGAQTAAFLPTASVPEALDMVLSSAADRAVVPIENSIEGGVSATSDALAQMPGVQIYGEYLVPVQFHLMAKPGTLISQVRDVLTHPVAYAQCRNWLAKNLDQHSHIPASSTASAAKSLSGGFSADAVIAAEAAAELYGLEILVSDIGENKHAQTRFVELGLSGKPAPKTGSDKTSVIVELPDDRPGGLLEMLEQFAARGVNLSRIESRPVGDRFGRYRFNIDAQGHIEDEAIAEALMGLHRFSPSLIFLGSYPRADKSESKHEGNNTNSAYEQAKRWLDSLR, from the coding sequence ATGTCTAAGGCAATTCGCATCGCTTACTTAGGTCCTGCCGGCACCTTCACTGAAATGGCTGCTCGGCAAATCCCCGGAGCCCAAACCGCTGCGTTTTTGCCAACCGCTTCGGTGCCTGAGGCGCTCGACATGGTGCTGTCATCAGCAGCAGATCGCGCGGTTGTGCCGATTGAGAACTCAATCGAGGGTGGCGTATCCGCTACCTCTGATGCACTAGCTCAAATGCCGGGTGTTCAGATTTATGGAGAGTACTTAGTTCCAGTCCAGTTTCACCTAATGGCAAAGCCAGGAACTTTGATCTCACAGGTGAGGGATGTCCTTACTCATCCCGTCGCTTACGCGCAGTGCCGCAACTGGCTTGCCAAAAACCTAGATCAGCACAGCCACATCCCGGCCTCCTCGACTGCATCAGCTGCCAAGAGCTTGTCCGGAGGCTTTTCGGCTGACGCCGTGATTGCCGCAGAGGCGGCCGCTGAGCTTTATGGTCTCGAGATTTTGGTCTCCGACATTGGTGAGAACAAGCACGCTCAGACCAGATTTGTTGAGCTTGGTCTAAGTGGTAAGCCGGCTCCAAAGACTGGTTCTGACAAGACCAGCGTGATTGTTGAACTACCGGATGACAGGCCCGGTGGCCTGCTGGAAATGCTCGAACAATTTGCCGCTCGAGGCGTGAATCTATCTCGCATCGAGTCCAGACCGGTTGGAGACCGCTTCGGTCGCTACCGTTTCAACATCGACGCTCAGGGTCACATTGAAGATGAGGCAATCGCTGAAGCTCTGATGGGCCTTCACCGCTTCAGCCCAAGCCTGATTTTCTTGGGGTCGTATCCACGAGCTGACAAGAGTGAATCGAAGCACGAGGGCAACAACACCAACAGCGCATACGAACAAGCTAAACGCTGGCTAGATTCGCTTCGCTAA
- a CDS encoding response regulator transcription factor, producing MDYRLKVLVVDDEPLISALLRQTLEAAGHEVEVANKGAEATKLAKSFDPDLVLMDVDLGSGPDGIDVASSIKFQSPAVSIAFLTNVSEPRLAGKSAKHLPAGSAYLRKDRITDPEVLLKAIEETARGRTRHLRDDLSSGHSLRKLSNSQLETIRLLAAGKSNEEIAQLRGTTVRAVRLLLVRAYRALGIDEQGGSERRVKAALEYIKASGLPK from the coding sequence GTGGATTACAGGCTAAAAGTTCTAGTGGTTGATGATGAGCCACTCATCTCCGCACTCCTTCGTCAAACCCTTGAGGCAGCCGGTCATGAGGTTGAGGTTGCGAACAAGGGAGCGGAGGCGACTAAGCTCGCCAAAAGCTTCGACCCTGACCTAGTCCTCATGGATGTCGACCTTGGCTCAGGACCCGATGGCATCGATGTCGCCAGCTCAATCAAGTTCCAATCCCCAGCTGTATCAATTGCATTTTTGACTAACGTCTCCGAGCCAAGACTTGCTGGTAAGTCGGCCAAGCATCTACCTGCTGGAAGCGCCTACCTGCGCAAGGATCGGATCACCGATCCAGAAGTGTTGCTCAAGGCCATAGAGGAGACAGCCCGCGGACGCACCCGCCACCTCAGGGATGATTTATCTAGCGGACACAGTCTGAGAAAACTCAGCAATTCGCAGCTAGAAACTATTCGCCTCCTGGCCGCTGGCAAATCCAACGAAGAGATTGCTCAGCTCAGAGGAACAACGGTCAGAGCTGTCAGATTGCTCTTGGTTCGTGCTTATCGAGCACTTGGGATCGACGAACAGGGTGGTTCGGAGCGCCGAGTCAAAGCAGCGCTGGAGTATATAAAGGCCTCCGGTTTGCCAAAGTGA
- the serS gene encoding serine--tRNA ligase has product MIDLNLLRENPEAIRASQRARGANVDLVDQAVELESQRRQSLNDFEKLRAEQNAHGKLVAAAPKEQKAELVAQAQELAAKVKAADVAAAAAQDELDQILLKIENVVIPDVPQGGEENFVVIKEVGTKPQFAFAPKEHSDLGEQLDIIDLARGAKISGSRFYFLKGLGARLELALMQLALDQATEAGFTALITPTLVRPEVMQGTGFLGEHSAEVYYLPADELFLTGTSEVALAGYHSDEILDDLSTPVRYAGWSTCYRREAGSHGKDTKGILRVHQFNKLEMFSYCRPEDAEQEHAKLLAWQEQMLQKCELPYRVIDVAAGDLGSSAARKYDIEAWVPSQQTYRELTSTSNCTTFQARRLNTRYRDESGKPKTAATLNGTLATTRWMVAILENHQQADGSVLIPQALRPYLGGIDRITPKA; this is encoded by the coding sequence GTGATTGACCTAAATTTGCTGCGCGAAAACCCAGAAGCAATTCGAGCGTCCCAAAGAGCACGTGGTGCGAATGTTGACCTGGTTGACCAAGCCGTCGAACTCGAGTCCCAGCGCCGTCAGTCGCTAAACGATTTTGAAAAGCTTCGTGCCGAGCAAAACGCTCACGGCAAATTGGTGGCAGCTGCTCCTAAGGAGCAGAAGGCAGAACTAGTTGCTCAGGCCCAGGAGTTAGCAGCCAAGGTCAAGGCAGCCGATGTGGCTGCCGCTGCAGCGCAAGACGAGCTCGACCAGATTCTTCTCAAAATCGAGAACGTCGTAATCCCAGATGTCCCGCAGGGTGGCGAAGAGAACTTCGTGGTCATCAAAGAGGTTGGCACTAAGCCACAGTTTGCATTTGCTCCAAAGGAGCACTCGGACTTGGGTGAGCAGCTTGACATCATCGACCTCGCTCGCGGAGCCAAAATCTCCGGTTCACGCTTTTACTTTTTGAAAGGCTTGGGAGCCAGACTTGAACTTGCTCTCATGCAGCTTGCACTTGACCAGGCAACCGAGGCGGGATTCACCGCACTCATTACTCCGACATTGGTTCGACCAGAGGTAATGCAGGGCACCGGCTTCTTGGGAGAGCACTCCGCGGAGGTTTATTACCTCCCTGCCGACGAGCTCTTCTTGACCGGTACCAGTGAGGTTGCGCTCGCTGGTTACCACAGTGACGAGATTTTGGATGACCTTTCGACTCCAGTCCGCTACGCGGGTTGGTCAACCTGTTACCGCCGTGAGGCAGGTTCACACGGCAAGGACACCAAGGGTATCTTGCGAGTGCATCAGTTCAACAAGCTAGAGATGTTTAGCTACTGCCGCCCTGAAGATGCTGAGCAGGAGCACGCAAAGCTGCTTGCCTGGCAAGAGCAGATGTTGCAAAAGTGCGAGTTGCCGTATCGAGTCATCGATGTTGCAGCGGGAGATCTTGGGTCATCGGCTGCGAGAAAGTACGACATCGAAGCTTGGGTGCCATCACAGCAGACCTACCGTGAGTTGACTTCAACCTCGAACTGCACGACTTTCCAGGCGCGCCGACTCAACACCAGATATAGAGATGAATCGGGTAAGCCAAAGACCGCTGCAACTTTGAACGGCACTCTTGCCACCACGAGATGGATGGTTGCGATCTTGGAGAACCACCAGCAGGCCGACGGATCGGTATTGATTCCGCAGGCGCTTCGCCCGTATCTCGGTGGTATTGACCGCATCACTCCAAAGGCTTAG
- a CDS encoding HAD family hydrolase, with protein sequence MSSPWLIGLDIDGTLVHDDGSLSERVKHEVKRVQALGHKVVIATGRAAANAYPVIKELGLDEGFAVCSNGAVTIELGGARGYHVVEVKTFDPAEILGLLIEKLPNAHFAVEDVDGSYRFNKPFPTYSLGDQNYEADLDTLSHHPVSRVVVLSPDHDVEEFLGIIADIGLQSVSYAIGYTAWLDIAPQGIDKGHGLERLRAQLGIPGDQVLVMGDGRNDIEMFRWAKDLGGYAFAMGQAPDEVKLEATAVTASVDDDGVAQVLGSIEGLQFLD encoded by the coding sequence ATGAGCTCACCCTGGCTCATTGGCCTAGACATCGATGGCACCCTCGTGCACGATGACGGATCGCTTTCAGAGCGAGTGAAGCATGAGGTCAAAAGGGTCCAGGCGCTTGGGCACAAGGTTGTTATTGCCACCGGACGAGCTGCAGCGAATGCCTACCCAGTGATCAAAGAGTTGGGCCTTGATGAGGGTTTCGCAGTTTGCTCCAACGGAGCGGTGACGATCGAACTTGGCGGCGCTCGCGGATATCACGTGGTTGAGGTCAAGACTTTCGACCCTGCTGAGATTCTTGGCCTGCTAATTGAAAAGCTTCCAAACGCTCACTTTGCGGTTGAGGATGTGGATGGCAGCTACCGGTTTAACAAGCCCTTCCCAACCTATTCACTTGGTGATCAAAACTACGAAGCGGATCTAGATACCCTCTCTCACCACCCGGTGTCACGTGTCGTTGTTCTCTCGCCCGATCATGATGTTGAGGAATTCTTGGGCATCATTGCAGACATTGGTTTGCAGTCGGTTTCATATGCAATTGGTTACACGGCTTGGCTAGACATCGCTCCCCAAGGCATCGACAAGGGTCACGGTCTAGAGCGTTTGCGTGCACAACTCGGTATCCCAGGCGATCAGGTCTTAGTGATGGGCGATGGCCGCAATGACATCGAAATGTTTCGCTGGGCAAAGGATCTCGGTGGCTACGCATTTGCCATGGGGCAGGCACCCGATGAGGTGAAGCTTGAGGCAACCGCAGTTACCGCTTCGGTTGACGATGACGGCGTAGCTCAGGTGCTTGGCTCAATTGAGGGGCTGCAGTTTCTCGATTAG
- a CDS encoding LCP family protein gives MTQPDYDFSSTPRPKRRGWLKKSLIAMASVVGLVIALLGGGYVYLTSTLSASGIDVFSTDGEEYQLPTPEEINGPINVLLIGSDTRAGQGSTAYGNSTANLADVIILIHVTADRSNAVAISFPRDLMVPQPECRNPDGGDPYPAKDLVQINATMNSGGPACTLQTIQALTGIKIPYLAMIDFKGVIAMSEVVGGVTVCVSEDISDDKTQLYLEAGEHTLEGQSALAFLRTRYGVGDGSDLSRISNQQVFLSALVRKLKSENVLTNPFQMFRIGTAALENMQLSNSLTNIGVMLGLAREVNDVDLDMITFIKLPVYSMKGAYSGRVGLIEDQGQFLFEKISADEPLILAKANFGQGAVVAEGEDASGESATTEGSQTAVSESEPVETLPEWVQGTKASVKSCSK, from the coding sequence GTGACTCAGCCGGATTACGATTTTTCGTCAACGCCGAGACCAAAGCGAAGAGGCTGGCTCAAGAAATCTCTAATTGCTATGGCCAGCGTTGTTGGTCTCGTGATTGCCCTATTGGGTGGTGGCTACGTCTACCTAACTTCAACTCTCAGTGCCTCCGGTATCGATGTGTTCTCAACCGACGGGGAGGAATATCAGCTTCCAACTCCTGAGGAAATCAACGGCCCAATCAACGTCCTGCTCATTGGTTCTGACACTCGAGCTGGTCAGGGGTCTACCGCCTACGGCAACTCGACCGCAAACCTTGCTGACGTAATCATCTTGATTCACGTCACCGCTGACAGATCTAATGCCGTTGCCATCTCTTTCCCAAGAGACCTGATGGTTCCCCAGCCGGAGTGCAGAAACCCAGATGGCGGAGACCCATACCCAGCCAAAGACTTGGTTCAGATCAACGCGACCATGAACTCCGGTGGACCTGCCTGCACCCTGCAAACTATTCAGGCGCTAACCGGCATCAAGATTCCGTATCTCGCGATGATCGACTTCAAGGGCGTAATCGCAATGAGCGAGGTTGTCGGTGGTGTGACTGTTTGCGTTTCAGAAGACATTAGCGATGACAAGACTCAGCTCTATCTAGAGGCCGGAGAGCACACTCTCGAAGGCCAGAGCGCACTCGCGTTCCTGAGAACTCGATACGGGGTTGGAGATGGCTCCGACCTATCGCGTATTTCAAATCAACAGGTCTTTCTCTCTGCTCTGGTTAGAAAGCTAAAGAGTGAGAACGTTCTCACCAACCCATTCCAGATGTTCCGCATCGGAACCGCGGCCCTAGAAAACATGCAGCTTTCAAACTCGCTTACCAACATCGGCGTGATGCTCGGTTTGGCCCGCGAGGTGAACGATGTTGACCTCGACATGATTACCTTCATCAAGCTCCCCGTCTACAGCATGAAGGGCGCATACTCCGGTCGAGTTGGTCTGATCGAAGATCAGGGCCAGTTCCTGTTCGAGAAAATATCGGCCGATGAACCATTGATTTTGGCCAAGGCAAACTTCGGTCAAGGAGCTGTGGTGGCCGAGGGTGAAGATGCGAGTGGCGAGAGTGCTACGACTGAAGGAAGTCAGACAGCAGTGTCAGAGAGTGAGCCTGTGGAGACTCTCCCAGAGTGGGTTCAGGGCACCAAGGCATCAGTAAAGAGCTGCTCAAAGTAG
- a CDS encoding tripartite tricarboxylate transporter substrate-binding protein, with the protein MKKIAIAATTLALVASTITLAPAANANTRAENARYGLACATSGQVAAKRGADGSDLICKVAPQGSFKGKRVWQYAKWPTLKGMDVLVPAGAGGGYDTTARRMMESMKAEGVLLADATYRNLPGAGGTTGLSSFLNNDTGKAGKMLVMGFALVGGVQSTKVSFKNSDTVAAARLMGEYEVVVVPANSPYKTLQDLVKDIKAKKTALPIAGGNLGGIDHYTAVQMYESIGLSIKDLNYIVYSGGAQVTTSLLNGTAKAGISGWGEFQAQVEAGTLRLLGISSAKRVAAIPTKTFTEQGVKMVSVNWRGFMLPKGTSDADRNLVIRALDVARNGDAWKANLKKYVWSNNWLAGKDYQSWLEGEEAKIKKLYTDLGL; encoded by the coding sequence GTGAAGAAGATTGCTATCGCAGCAACGACGCTGGCGTTGGTTGCTTCTACCATCACCCTGGCCCCAGCGGCCAATGCAAACACCCGCGCTGAGAATGCACGCTACGGTCTAGCCTGTGCAACTTCAGGTCAGGTAGCTGCAAAGCGTGGTGCTGACGGTAGTGACCTTATTTGTAAGGTCGCACCGCAGGGAAGCTTCAAGGGCAAGCGCGTTTGGCAGTATGCCAAGTGGCCAACCCTAAAGGGCATGGATGTACTAGTTCCAGCAGGTGCCGGTGGTGGCTATGACACCACTGCTCGTCGCATGATGGAGTCGATGAAGGCCGAGGGTGTTCTACTCGCTGACGCCACCTACCGCAACCTGCCAGGCGCCGGTGGAACTACTGGTCTATCGAGCTTCCTGAACAACGACACCGGTAAGGCCGGCAAGATGTTGGTCATGGGCTTCGCTTTGGTTGGTGGAGTTCAGTCAACCAAGGTTTCGTTCAAGAACTCTGACACCGTTGCAGCTGCTCGCCTGATGGGTGAGTACGAGGTTGTAGTTGTGCCTGCAAACTCCCCATACAAGACCCTTCAGGATCTAGTTAAGGACATCAAGGCCAAGAAGACTGCACTGCCAATCGCTGGTGGAAACCTCGGTGGTATTGACCACTACACCGCAGTTCAGATGTACGAGAGCATCGGTCTATCGATCAAGGACCTCAACTACATCGTTTACTCCGGTGGTGCTCAGGTAACCACGTCGCTACTGAACGGAACCGCCAAGGCCGGTATCTCCGGTTGGGGTGAGTTCCAGGCTCAGGTAGAGGCAGGAACCCTTCGTCTATTGGGCATCAGCTCCGCAAAGCGCGTTGCTGCTATCCCAACCAAGACCTTCACCGAGCAGGGCGTCAAGATGGTATCCGTGAACTGGAGAGGCTTCATGCTTCCAAAGGGAACCAGCGATGCTGACCGCAACCTAGTGATCCGTGCCCTTGACGTTGCCCGCAATGGTGACGCCTGGAAGGCCAACCTCAAGAAGTACGTCTGGAGCAACAACTGGCTAGCCGGTAAGGACTACCAGAGCTGGCTTGAGGGTGAAGAGGCCAAGATCAAGAAGCTATACACCGACCTAGGACTCTAG
- a CDS encoding tripartite tricarboxylate transporter TctB family protein produces the protein MTQASKKVAKGELVFTSFLFATSIVVLVDTTNMVESNAVGFVGPKVFAYIVGGLMFFLSALQLILVLRGAKGEPEGIEAGTQSDKANWKSFGIVVLALALYAALIELLGFLVMGPVLYFLVGKAIGVKRNVTLAIVAFIVSVVVFIGFTQGLQLYLPLGFDFLIPTPTETVEDGGW, from the coding sequence GTGACCCAAGCTTCAAAGAAGGTAGCAAAGGGGGAGCTGGTATTTACCAGCTTCCTCTTTGCAACTTCAATCGTTGTATTAGTTGACACCACCAACATGGTTGAGTCCAACGCAGTTGGATTCGTGGGACCGAAGGTCTTTGCCTACATCGTTGGTGGTTTGATGTTCTTCCTCTCCGCTCTGCAGCTGATCTTGGTCTTGCGCGGTGCGAAGGGTGAGCCTGAGGGTATTGAGGCTGGAACTCAATCCGATAAGGCCAACTGGAAATCCTTTGGAATCGTGGTCCTCGCTCTCGCGCTTTATGCAGCGCTGATTGAGCTTTTGGGCTTCTTGGTCATGGGACCAGTTCTCTACTTTTTGGTAGGTAAAGCAATTGGGGTGAAGCGCAATGTCACTTTGGCAATTGTTGCTTTCATCGTAAGCGTGGTGGTCTTCATAGGATTCACGCAAGGACTACAGCTTTATCTCCCACTTGGATTTGACTTCCTAATCCCAACCCCAACTGAGACCGTTGAGGATGGTGGTTGGTAA
- a CDS encoding tripartite tricarboxylate transporter permease, with product MDFANFAEGFAASLTLTNLMFGLLGTILGTLVGVLPGIGPALAISLLLPVTLTVDPTAALIMFGAIYYGTMFGGSTTSILLNAPGESGSVMTTLEGNKMARNGRAGAALATAAIGSFVAGAIATGIVAMASPAIAWIGVRMTPADFFAMMVLAFGTVGAVLGQSVIRGLLSLSMGLVLGLIGLDLQTGAARLTFDVPKMTDGIETVVLIVSLFALGEVLYVALYGRLSPIDRNAFKGFATMTKSDWKRSWGPWLRGTAIGFPTGVLPAGGSELPTFLSYSLEKRLARKKHDEFGKGAIEGVAGPEAANNANAAGAMVPLLALGLPTSATAAVMLAAFQQFDIKPGPLLFTDQPVLVWTLIASLFIGNLLLLVLNLPLAGVWAKMLLIPAPYLYGGIVLFALVGAYVLNGDTWEIWVALVIGLLGLLFRRFGYPVTPLILGVILGPMAEQEFRRALQASAGDPSILIATPFSVTVYVLLAIVIAIPKLYALWKNKIA from the coding sequence ATGGATTTCGCAAACTTTGCTGAAGGCTTTGCCGCCTCGCTAACTCTGACGAACCTGATGTTTGGTTTGTTGGGAACAATCTTGGGAACCCTGGTGGGTGTGCTGCCGGGCATTGGGCCGGCGCTCGCGATCTCACTGCTATTGCCAGTGACTCTGACGGTTGATCCAACCGCAGCCCTGATCATGTTCGGCGCCATCTACTACGGAACCATGTTTGGTGGTTCAACCACTTCGATCCTTTTGAATGCGCCTGGAGAGTCTGGGTCTGTGATGACCACCCTCGAAGGCAACAAGATGGCACGCAACGGCCGCGCGGGTGCCGCGCTGGCAACAGCCGCCATAGGTTCCTTTGTGGCGGGTGCGATCGCAACCGGAATCGTTGCGATGGCATCTCCTGCGATTGCATGGATCGGTGTTCGCATGACTCCGGCCGACTTCTTCGCAATGATGGTCTTGGCATTTGGAACTGTTGGTGCTGTTCTGGGTCAGTCAGTAATCCGAGGCCTGCTTTCACTCAGCATGGGTCTAGTGCTCGGCCTTATTGGATTGGATCTACAGACCGGTGCAGCTCGTTTGACCTTCGATGTACCAAAGATGACCGATGGCATTGAGACTGTGGTCTTAATCGTCTCGCTCTTTGCACTTGGAGAAGTTCTATACGTTGCGCTTTATGGTCGGCTCAGTCCAATCGATCGAAATGCATTCAAGGGCTTTGCCACCATGACCAAGTCCGACTGGAAACGATCATGGGGACCTTGGTTGCGTGGAACCGCAATTGGTTTCCCGACCGGTGTATTGCCAGCTGGAGGATCTGAACTTCCAACCTTCTTGAGCTACAGCCTTGAAAAGCGTCTTGCAAGAAAGAAGCACGACGAGTTTGGTAAGGGTGCAATTGAGGGTGTTGCAGGTCCTGAGGCGGCCAACAATGCGAACGCTGCGGGTGCGATGGTGCCACTGCTGGCACTAGGCCTTCCGACCAGCGCAACCGCTGCTGTGATGCTCGCTGCTTTCCAGCAGTTCGACATTAAGCCTGGGCCACTACTGTTCACCGATCAGCCGGTGTTGGTTTGGACTTTGATCGCATCGCTCTTTATTGGAAACCTGCTGCTCTTGGTTCTAAATCTGCCGCTTGCTGGAGTTTGGGCCAAGATGCTTTTGATTCCTGCCCCTTACCTTTATGGCGGCATCGTGCTGTTCGCCTTGGTGGGTGCATATGTCCTCAATGGCGATACTTGGGAGATCTGGGTTGCTCTCGTGATTGGTTTACTCGGCCTTCTGTTCCGAAGATTCGGTTATCCGGTAACACCTTTGATTCTTGGTGTGATCCTGGGGCCAATGGCAGAGCAGGAGTTCAGAAGAGCACTGCAGGCATCTGCCGGTGATCCAAGCATCTTGATTGCAACCCCGTTCTCAGTGACTGTTTACGTGTTGCTTGCGATCGTGATTGCAATTCCAAAGCTCTATGCACTTTGGAAAAACAAGATCGCATAA